A single region of the Kwoniella botswanensis chromosome 1, complete sequence genome encodes:
- a CDS encoding protein disulfide-isomerase domain: MRIPQFLLSALTLTLALGGASGASIDKRDDFELRQLTDDNFRSETARGVWLVEHFSPKCSHCRAFAPTWTQMAKDKQHLERLSGFHMAQVNCLAQGDLCNANGIKFYPQLMLYVDGEAKPHYTGDRSYGDLERFINEKVAEYTQNHSVAGKDEQQDGSTGGRPNPDGQVIEIDRKQFEEYKEQGPVMVEFYAPWCGHCKKLRPTYEKLAEAMKGKLNIVAVDCEQHKGFCKNAGIQGYPTIRMYHHGTRTDHNGARSLDKLKAFAEKAVQVTTLQSIKFEEFDSIVKSDEAFFLYLQNYDTTVADVKSVKSALEPLLGAVPAYTSSDPQFYQQLSVANPPPTSVLFAFSSYSSRPVGSLSFPASEDSLKRFIQLHRFPTLVELTGSNYNAIINSDTHAMVVLGALHKGDEGQKEKEKLAEVAKAWKRGGRPFSQPVWFVWVDGEKWSGWLKQQYSIKKSQLPSAVVIDTHQNEYYDTTIEGTEITFDGASIFSVLEGVYQHFLRPKRIESTFEWGSRSAAATLINFGQMSVDHPLLALVLLVGAVGLFVGLLQKCNGRDMKDNGTPVGGPRLD, translated from the exons ATGCGAATACCTCAATTTCTCCTCTCAgctttgactttgactttggctCTCGGCGGCGCGTCAGGAGCATCGATAGATAAACGAGATGACTTTGAACTTCGTCAGTTAACAGATGACAACTTCCGATCAGAGACGGCTCGAGGCGTATG GCTCGTCGAGCATTTTTCCCCGAAAT GTTCCCACTGTAGAGCTTTCGCACCGACTTGGACTCAGATGGCCAAGGACAAACAGCATCTGGAGAGATTATCAGGATTTCATATGGCTCAGGTGAATTGCTTAGCCCAAGGTGATCTGTGTAATGCAAATGGTATCAAATTCT ATCCTCAATTGATGCTATACGTTGATGGGGAAGCCAAACCGCATTATACTGGAGATAGATCATATGGAGATTTAGAGAGATTTATCAATGAGAAAGTGGCCGAATACACTCAGAACCACTCAGTGGCTGGGAAGGATGAGCAACAAGATGGTTCGACTGGTGGTAGACCGAATCCTGATGGGCAGGTGATAGAGATCGACCGGAAGCAGTTCGAAGAGTACAAAGAGCAAGGTCCTGTCATGGTAGAATTCTATGCTCCTTGGTGTGGACA CTGTAAAAAGCTCAGACCTA CCTACGAAAAACTGGCTGAAGCGATGAAGGGAAAGCTCAACATAGTTGCTGTTGATTGTGAGCAACATAAAGGCTTTTGCAAAAATGCTGGAATACAAGGATACCCAACCATTCGAAT GTATCATCACGGTACAAGAACAGATCATAATGGAGCTAGATCTCTGGATAAACTCAAAGCATTCGCTGAGAAGGCAGTACAAGT TACGACTTTACAGTCCATCAAATTCGAAGAATTCGATTCTATAGTCAAATCTGATGAAGCGTTCTTCCTGTATCTTCAGAATTATGATACAACCGTAGCCGACGTG AAATCCGTAAAATCGGCTCTTGAGCCTCTTCTCGGTGCTGTACCAGCTTATACCTCTTCCGATCCTCAATTCTATCAACAACTGTCAGTAGCCAACCCTCCTCCTACATCAGTCTTGTTCGCGTTCTCTTCCTACTCCTCGCGTCCGGTCGGATCATTATCCTTCCCAGCATCGGAAGATAGCTTGAAACGATTCATACAATTACATCGATTCCCTACGCTAGTCGAACTGACAGGTAGCAACTATAATGCTATAATCAACTCCGATACTCATGCTATGGTGGTTTTAGGAGCTTTGCataaaggagatgaaggtcagaaagagaaagagaaattggCAGAAGTGGCTAAAGCTTGGAAAAGAGGTGGTAGACCTTTCTCACAACCTGTTTGGTTCGTTTGGGTAGATGGTGAGAAGTGGAGTGGTTGGTTGAAACAGCAATACAG TATCAAGAAATCTCAACTGCCATCTGCTGTTGTCATCGATACTCAT CAAAATGAGTATTACGATACCACGATAGAAGGGACTGAGATCACCTTTGACGGAGCAAGTATATTCTCTGTACTGGAAGGAGTATACCAGCACTTCCTCCGACCCAAGAGGATAGAGTCAACCTTTGAATGGGGATCAAGAAGTGCTGCTGCgactttgatcaatttcgGA CAAATGAGTGTGGATCATCCATTGCTCGCCCTCGTTTTGCTTGTAGGGGCAGTCGGACTGTTTGTCGGCTTGTTGCAGAAATGCAATGGCAGGGATATGAAGGATAATGGCACACCTGTGGGAGGACCCAGGTTGGATTAA